Genomic window (Bacteroidales bacterium):
AACATTTTAAATGCTACGATACGTAAACGTATTTTTGAATATATACATGGCACTATTAAAGGTCTTGGTTTATTTCCCTTAGCTGTAAACGGATATACCGATCATTTACATATTTTTTTTGAATTAAATCCTTCGGTTACAATATCAAAGATACTGCAACAGGTTAAATCATGTTCTTCGAGATGGATAAATGAAAATCATCTTTTACCGGGAAAATTCTTATGGCAGGAAGGCTATGGAGCATTCTCATATTCAAGGTCACAGCGTGACAGAGTTATTCAGTATATTATTGAGCAAGAAAAACATCATAAAAGAAATACATTCAAAGAGGAATATTTAAGTTTCCTTCGTCAGTTTGAAATTGATTATAACGAAAAA
Coding sequences:
- the tnpA gene encoding IS200/IS605 family transposase; translated protein: MANTYTQLNIHAVFAVQGRENILNATIRKRIFEYIHGTIKGLGLFPLAVNGYTDHLHIFFELNPSVTISKILQQVKSCSSRWINENHLLPGKFLWQEGYGAFSYSRSQRDRVIQYIIEQEKHHKRNTFKEEYLSFLRQFEIDYNEKYLFEFYD